One genomic segment of Sanyastnella coralliicola includes these proteins:
- a CDS encoding MarR family winged helix-turn-helix transcriptional regulator, whose amino-acid sequence MDDIRQVLLFQIERTTKLSKVYSQRIFDQEGVDITIEQWILLKIIHENQPLSQKQIAEKSLRDPAAITRTVDILEKKGLVTRQRSTVDRRQHDMYLTQNGKQFITDHFPLVQGMRDQSMKGLSNEELKTLQELLRKVQSNFE is encoded by the coding sequence ATGGATGATATTCGACAGGTCCTTTTATTTCAAATTGAACGTACAACTAAGTTGTCGAAAGTGTACTCTCAGCGCATATTTGATCAAGAAGGGGTTGACATTACTATTGAACAGTGGATTCTGTTAAAGATCATTCACGAGAACCAACCGTTGTCACAAAAGCAGATTGCTGAAAAGAGCTTGAGAGACCCTGCTGCAATTACGAGAACGGTTGATATTCTTGAGAAGAAGGGCTTAGTGACACGACAAAGAAGTACAGTGGATCGACGTCAACATGACATGTACTTAACGCAAAACGGAAAGCAGTTTATTACTGACCATTTTCCTTTGGTTCAAGGTATGAGAGATCAGAGTATGAAAGGCTTGTCCAATGAAGAGTTGAAGACCCTTCAGGAACTGCTGCGTAAAGTGCAGTCCAACTTCGAGTAG
- a CDS encoding DUF3291 domain-containing protein yields MVIAITELKLKSIWHLPMFLFHALRSGAQAQKAKGNRMFEVKNESWHTHRTLSVWESEKSLRQYVMSGAHLKAMKNTSKLARSATSTHWYSEYPPSWEEAVKTLRQKNSALA; encoded by the coding sequence ATGGTTATCGCAATTACAGAACTCAAGTTGAAGAGCATTTGGCATCTCCCAATGTTCTTGTTTCATGCACTTCGTTCAGGTGCACAAGCACAGAAAGCTAAGGGAAACCGCATGTTCGAAGTCAAAAATGAAAGTTGGCATACGCACAGAACCCTCAGTGTCTGGGAATCAGAAAAGAGCCTTCGTCAGTATGTGATGTCAGGTGCACATCTAAAAGCAATGAAGAACACATCCAAACTCGCGCGCAGTGCTACCTCCACTCATTGGTACTCAGAGTACCCTCCATCATGGGAAGAAGCGGTAAAAACGCTGCGGCAAAAGAATTCCGCGCTAGCGTAA
- a CDS encoding nuclear transport factor 2 family protein, with translation MKSVMMLLMFAFAASSTIAQNDEKDIKQTIQQFAKAGDANDAAVLDEVLDANYRVVMNQLFGSDGVSVVPREVYMKKIESKEWGGDDRKVTIHSVHINGKSAVAKVTMEGKKMTFVSVLSLVQNKDGEWKLISDTPTIM, from the coding sequence ATGAAAAGTGTAATGATGCTTCTGATGTTCGCTTTTGCCGCGTCATCAACAATCGCTCAGAATGATGAAAAGGACATTAAGCAGACGATTCAACAATTCGCCAAGGCCGGAGACGCTAATGATGCGGCTGTGTTGGATGAAGTCTTGGATGCGAATTATCGGGTAGTAATGAATCAGCTGTTCGGCAGCGATGGAGTGAGTGTGGTTCCTCGCGAGGTGTATATGAAGAAGATTGAATCAAAAGAGTGGGGAGGAGACGACCGTAAAGTGACCATTCACAGCGTACATATTAACGGTAAAAGCGCAGTAGCAAAAGTGACAATGGAAGGGAAGAAGATGACCTTCGTGAGCGTGCTATCCCTCGTGCAAAACAAAGACGGGGAATGGAAACTCATCAGCGATACTCCTACTATAATGTAG
- a CDS encoding S46 family peptidase — MRILTLTLGLLFVSLSSFATEGMFIPALLESIEDDMRAMGLEISAEDIYSVNSSSLKDAIAQFGGGCTSEIISSQGLLLTNHHCGYRQIQQHSSLENNYLKDGFWAMSMSEELTNPGLTATFIVRMDDVTAKMLQGITDDMSAQDRAAKMKENEAAIIEAMTRGTNHEAFVRPFNYGNSYFSIVTKTYKDVRLVGAPPSAIGKFGGDTDNWVWPRHTGDFSLFRIYAGPDNEPAEYSEENRPYEPAHYLPVSMDGVEEGDFTMVYGFPGRTEQYLTTDAVDYVINTANPMRIHMRETSLNIIDQAMRSSEKIQIQYAAKQSSISNAYKKWIGQNGGLIELDALGKKQRLEDSYRQLASLKGKKEYVDAIDRLKVLHGEIRDYRLARDVFIEYYFYGPEILSFANSFSDLIENYEGLEEKGELKKALEGLKSSVKSHFKDYHQPTDEAIYLALTELYFDNMPGELIPDQMRTFKEKNKNSIERMKMRTYERSIFTNEQALMKLLDSPSAKAFAKLMKDPAYQQAAAHYAGYFQKVRPQYGAKNQEIDALMKTYVAGLMELFPNKTYWADANSTLRLTYGKAEGSAPVDGMAYKFYTTANGILQKNATGNPDFEMPADLIKKLEARNYGPYAHKDGELRICFTGSNHTTGGNSGSPAINGKGQLVGLNFDRSWESTMSDILFDPGRCRNIMVDIRYVLWVVDVYAGAGHLVDEMTLVRGEEKAEMEPEMEMELTPDTQ, encoded by the coding sequence ATGCGAATTTTAACGTTGACCCTTGGTCTCCTCTTCGTTTCATTGAGCTCCTTCGCAACGGAAGGAATGTTCATTCCAGCTCTGCTCGAGTCGATTGAAGACGATATGCGAGCAATGGGACTTGAAATTTCTGCCGAGGATATCTATTCGGTGAATAGCTCTTCACTCAAAGATGCCATTGCGCAGTTTGGAGGAGGGTGTACTTCAGAGATCATTTCTTCTCAAGGACTGCTGTTAACCAATCACCACTGCGGTTATCGTCAAATCCAGCAGCACAGTAGCCTCGAGAACAACTACCTCAAAGACGGTTTCTGGGCTATGAGCATGTCAGAAGAGCTAACAAATCCAGGACTCACGGCCACATTCATTGTCCGTATGGATGACGTGACCGCAAAAATGCTTCAGGGAATTACTGATGATATGTCAGCGCAAGATCGCGCGGCTAAGATGAAAGAAAACGAAGCCGCGATCATTGAAGCCATGACACGAGGAACGAACCACGAGGCATTTGTTCGTCCCTTCAACTATGGAAACAGCTACTTCTCGATCGTAACCAAGACATACAAGGATGTTCGTTTGGTAGGAGCACCTCCTTCAGCGATTGGAAAATTCGGAGGAGACACGGATAACTGGGTATGGCCACGTCATACGGGTGATTTCTCACTCTTCCGCATCTACGCTGGCCCAGATAATGAGCCAGCTGAGTACAGCGAAGAGAACCGTCCGTACGAGCCAGCACATTACCTGCCAGTTTCAATGGATGGGGTAGAAGAAGGTGATTTCACTATGGTATATGGATTCCCAGGACGTACGGAGCAGTACTTGACTACTGATGCCGTTGACTATGTGATCAACACAGCAAACCCAATGCGAATTCACATGCGCGAAACTAGCCTGAATATCATTGATCAAGCGATGAGGTCATCAGAGAAGATTCAGATTCAATACGCCGCAAAGCAGTCATCGATTTCGAATGCATACAAGAAGTGGATTGGTCAGAATGGAGGGTTGATTGAGCTTGATGCCTTAGGCAAGAAGCAACGATTAGAAGACAGCTACCGTCAGTTGGCTTCGCTAAAAGGCAAGAAAGAATATGTAGATGCTATTGATCGCCTCAAAGTGCTGCATGGAGAGATTAGAGATTACCGTTTAGCACGTGATGTATTCATCGAGTACTACTTCTACGGACCAGAGATCTTGTCTTTTGCGAACTCATTCTCAGATTTGATTGAAAACTACGAGGGGCTAGAAGAAAAAGGTGAATTGAAGAAAGCGCTAGAAGGATTGAAGTCTAGTGTGAAATCTCACTTCAAAGACTACCACCAGCCTACGGATGAAGCGATCTACTTGGCACTGACTGAGCTATACTTTGACAATATGCCTGGGGAACTCATCCCTGATCAAATGCGCACCTTTAAAGAGAAGAATAAGAATAGCATCGAGCGAATGAAGATGCGTACTTATGAGCGTTCTATTTTCACAAATGAACAGGCGCTCATGAAACTGTTGGATTCACCTTCTGCGAAAGCCTTTGCTAAGTTGATGAAGGATCCAGCATATCAGCAGGCTGCAGCGCATTACGCGGGATACTTCCAGAAGGTTCGTCCGCAATACGGGGCGAAGAACCAAGAGATCGACGCATTGATGAAAACCTACGTAGCTGGTTTGATGGAGCTTTTCCCGAACAAGACGTACTGGGCTGACGCGAACAGCACCCTGCGTTTAACTTACGGTAAAGCAGAAGGATCGGCTCCTGTAGATGGTATGGCATACAAGTTCTACACCACGGCAAACGGGATTCTGCAGAAAAATGCAACAGGCAACCCAGATTTCGAAATGCCGGCTGATCTTATTAAAAAGCTCGAAGCCAGAAACTATGGTCCATATGCACACAAGGATGGAGAATTGCGCATCTGTTTCACAGGAAGTAACCATACCACTGGAGGAAACTCAGGGTCACCTGCCATCAACGGTAAAGGTCAATTGGTAGGGCTCAATTTCGACCGCTCTTGGGAAAGTACCATGAGTGATATCCTGTTTGATCCAGGCCGTTGCCGCAATATTATGGTCGACATTCGATACGTACTGTGGGTAGTTGACGTTTATGCCGGTGCCGGTCACTTGGTTGACGAAATGACCTTAGTAAGGGGTGAAGAAAAAGCGGAAATGGAGCCTGAAATGGAAATGGAGCTTACTCCAGATACTCAATAA
- a CDS encoding J domain-containing protein produces MMTDYYQILELKPGASTDEIKKAYRRLAKIHHPDRAGGNADPKAFIAINEAYEFLVDEKRRAFYEARKAKTISPEEQRRREEAYRVWVERQQRMARERAEANASTSFDDFMESPIYRAAMVINRFYNYVFLILGVFMVITPVFIVLRDEERLIEDEISLGTILLPGVIGALFTYGVWFFLFKNKVEG; encoded by the coding sequence ATGATGACCGATTATTACCAAATTCTGGAGCTAAAGCCGGGGGCCTCTACTGATGAGATCAAGAAGGCTTATCGACGTTTGGCAAAGATTCACCATCCTGATCGAGCTGGTGGAAATGCAGATCCAAAGGCATTCATTGCGATTAATGAAGCCTATGAGTTCTTGGTAGATGAAAAGAGAAGAGCATTCTACGAAGCAAGAAAGGCCAAGACCATATCACCTGAAGAACAACGACGTAGGGAAGAGGCATACCGTGTGTGGGTAGAAAGGCAGCAGCGAATGGCCCGAGAGCGAGCTGAAGCTAATGCATCTACCAGTTTTGATGACTTCATGGAATCACCAATCTATCGCGCAGCGATGGTCATTAACCGGTTCTATAATTATGTCTTCTTGATTCTGGGTGTTTTTATGGTCATTACTCCAGTGTTCATTGTCTTAAGGGATGAAGAGCGACTCATAGAAGATGAAATCAGTTTGGGAACCATTCTTTTGCCAGGTGTCATTGGAGCGCTCTTCACGTACGGAGTATGGTTCTTTCTCTTCAAGAATAAAGTGGAAGGTTGA
- a CDS encoding threonine aldolase family protein — MMFDLRSDTVTKPDKAMINAMASAEVGDDVFAEDPTVNELQERLADMFSQEAGLFCPSGTMTNQIAINVHTRPGDEVICDRLSHIYNYEGGGIARNSGASVRLVNGDRGRFTVDQVKGEVNPTDSHYARTSLISIEDTCNKGGGAIYDVDEIKKLSTFAKMQGLAFHLDGARVFNALAENNTLVSSYGKHFDSISVCLSKGLGTPGGSVLLGSKSFIQEAHRTRKALGGGMRQVGILAAAGLHALEYHVPLLREDHDKARKTASILEEQSWVKSVMPVHTNIVIFDLVEEGGAEQRCHLLEQKGIRSMPFGPSKIRFVYHRDITAEDMVGIEAALRS; from the coding sequence ATGATGTTCGATCTACGGAGTGATACGGTAACTAAGCCTGATAAAGCAATGATCAATGCCATGGCTAGCGCCGAAGTTGGTGATGATGTATTTGCGGAGGACCCTACGGTAAATGAATTGCAAGAGCGACTTGCGGATATGTTCAGCCAAGAAGCCGGATTGTTTTGTCCAAGTGGAACCATGACCAACCAAATCGCCATCAACGTGCATACACGTCCGGGTGATGAAGTTATTTGTGATCGTCTTTCACATATCTATAATTACGAAGGCGGAGGCATCGCCCGAAACTCTGGAGCGAGTGTAAGACTCGTAAACGGCGATCGAGGTCGCTTTACGGTGGATCAGGTCAAAGGAGAAGTGAACCCTACTGATAGTCACTACGCTCGTACTAGCTTGATCTCAATCGAAGACACCTGCAATAAAGGTGGTGGTGCTATCTATGATGTGGACGAGATCAAGAAGCTATCGACTTTTGCGAAAATGCAAGGACTCGCATTTCACCTAGACGGTGCGCGAGTGTTCAACGCGCTCGCAGAAAACAACACGCTTGTTTCTTCATACGGCAAACACTTCGACAGTATAAGCGTGTGTCTTTCGAAAGGACTAGGTACTCCTGGAGGATCAGTTCTATTAGGAAGCAAATCTTTCATTCAAGAAGCGCACCGCACTCGTAAAGCACTTGGTGGTGGAATGAGACAAGTCGGCATCTTGGCAGCGGCAGGATTGCATGCTTTAGAGTATCATGTACCGCTCTTAAGAGAAGACCACGACAAAGCACGCAAAACGGCTTCAATCCTTGAAGAACAATCCTGGGTAAAGTCAGTAATGCCTGTACACACCAACATCGTCATTTTCGATTTGGTCGAAGAAGGGGGCGCAGAACAACGTTGTCATCTATTGGAGCAGAAAGGCATTCGTTCGATGCCATTCGGTCCTTCAAAGATTCGATTCGTTTACCACCGTGATATCACAGCAGAAGACATGGTAGGAATTGAAGCTGCCTTGAGAAGCTAA
- a CDS encoding DMT family transporter, giving the protein MRLDGVGMMLISVVLFTTANVFVKEIAFLPSTQIVFMRSVVSLILCSAFVLYKGFPYFGNNKKWLIIRGVFGMIALTLFFYTIQNIPLASATVIQYLSPVFTVILAMLWLGQRVRRIQWVFLALAILGVIMVKGFDPNVPVTFLLIGSTSAFLAAVAYIATIKCKDTDHPVSIVMYFHLIATPVMGGISTTNWEPIGMTEWWYGIAIGVLSVLAQIAMAFAIMKEDASVVTPFKYVGAILALAIGYFRYDEVLNPLSILGIFLVIGGVTLNILAKRYHW; this is encoded by the coding sequence ATGAGACTTGACGGCGTTGGCATGATGCTTATTTCTGTCGTCCTTTTCACTACGGCTAACGTCTTTGTAAAGGAGATTGCCTTCCTGCCCTCAACGCAGATTGTGTTCATGCGTTCTGTTGTCTCATTAATCCTGTGTTCAGCTTTTGTCTTGTACAAAGGCTTCCCTTATTTCGGCAATAACAAGAAGTGGCTTATCATCCGGGGAGTGTTCGGGATGATCGCATTGACCTTGTTCTTCTACACCATTCAGAATATCCCTCTAGCCAGTGCTACGGTTATTCAGTACCTGAGTCCGGTATTCACGGTGATTCTCGCCATGTTATGGCTAGGACAGCGTGTTAGACGTATTCAGTGGGTTTTCTTGGCCTTAGCTATACTTGGGGTGATCATGGTGAAGGGATTTGATCCAAACGTCCCAGTGACCTTTCTATTAATTGGATCAACGAGTGCCTTCTTGGCGGCGGTTGCTTATATCGCTACTATCAAATGTAAAGACACAGATCATCCTGTGTCTATTGTGATGTACTTCCACTTAATCGCCACTCCGGTCATGGGAGGGATCTCCACCACAAACTGGGAACCTATTGGAATGACTGAGTGGTGGTATGGGATTGCTATTGGAGTATTGTCTGTGCTTGCCCAAATAGCCATGGCATTCGCCATCATGAAGGAAGACGCAAGCGTAGTAACTCCGTTTAAATACGTGGGGGCTATTCTCGCCCTAGCTATTGGATACTTCCGATATGACGAGGTGTTGAACCCGTTGAGCATACTTGGGATCTTCTTGGTAATCGGAGGCGTGACCTTAAACATCTTGGCCAAGCGATATCACTGGTAG
- a CDS encoding CotH kinase family protein, whose translation MRVLTWISVFIFALASTSSAQVVMNEFSFANYDDLNVDPGGWDGEFEDWVEFYNPTGADVDISGYYMTDQADNLDKFEIPAGTIVPANGRLLVLITNDFDEDPYMWGWLNTNFKVNQTQGESIIFSDPGLTPIDSFTFGTDIDPNQRNHSYGRSTDGAADWVIFTNASPEDPNGGPSGTSYAAAPVIDMEAGYYAGGTTLTISSEPNTTVYYTTDGSEPTDGSAMYTGPIDINATTVVKAIAYHDNDTNVLPSLVETNSYFTGDDQHSIVVCSVSGPTLSDGAWNGDELMALEFFYPGGGFWCEGLGDSNEHGNDSNAYGQRGFDYVGRDQLGYNHEIEEELFHEKDRDHYQRLIFKAAANDNYPFEPGAHIRDAYVHTLSHKADLDMDERTSESCIVYINGEYWGVYEYREKIDDLDFTDEYYDQPRHFVDFLKTWGGTWEEYGSIDDWNTLVNFVTTQDMTDPANYEYVESVYNTGSLIDYFILNSYIVSADWLNWNTAWWRGRHPDGGAKKWRYILWDMDASFGHYVNYTGVPDTGPEADPCNPEVLGDPGGQGHVPILNALLENEDFYADYINRWADLSNSYLNCDYMHYLLDSMVNEIEPEMQRQCDRWGGNIAGWETELQQLRDFIDTRCEQTVVDGMEDCYDVEAITITIIIEGIGEVEIETFDIGPDMVPWEGIYFAGFPINLDAEDEGLGVFLYWEVLEGDLVIADPENPSIIIEPTGDVTIVAYFLNDLDPQNVMFDVQPEGAGDILFGGVPMGPYPNTQLVDGGPSSISAVGADQWFVFDHWETINANVNPDEFSADGTTFIATTDTIVAVFNELPHFDINVAVEPAGAGWITMDGTELDSYPWTGTVAGEVDIAFATAGYDEWSVFDHWEVNNTPINPDEFAQNITLNFTTTDTIVAVYNVIPHNTITILVEPAEAGLVIVDNTLTVNESWSGELEAETPTPFAAFPEAFWYFDRWESVNHLPTPDNRSSVVDFEFYNSDTIVAHFVEEPFNVYVPNSFTPNNDGKNDVFLPVGSAWKDGTYELWVFNRWGDVVFYSDDPTKPWNGSHQDGTHYVADQIYVYRLTVQPVHSVEPEEFSGHITVFR comes from the coding sequence ATGAGAGTATTAACCTGGATAAGTGTATTCATCTTCGCGCTAGCCTCTACCAGCAGCGCACAAGTGGTAATGAACGAGTTCTCGTTCGCCAATTACGATGATCTTAATGTTGATCCCGGAGGATGGGATGGAGAGTTTGAAGATTGGGTTGAATTTTACAACCCAACTGGAGCAGATGTAGATATCAGTGGATACTATATGACTGACCAAGCTGATAACCTCGATAAATTTGAAATTCCGGCAGGAACAATCGTTCCGGCAAACGGAAGACTTCTTGTTTTAATCACGAATGACTTCGACGAAGACCCTTACATGTGGGGATGGTTGAACACGAACTTCAAGGTGAATCAAACCCAAGGAGAATCAATCATCTTCTCTGACCCTGGTTTGACACCAATCGATTCATTCACATTCGGAACGGATATTGATCCTAATCAACGAAACCACAGCTACGGTCGTTCAACTGACGGTGCTGCTGATTGGGTGATCTTTACCAACGCCTCTCCGGAAGACCCGAATGGAGGACCAAGCGGAACTTCATATGCCGCTGCACCTGTAATTGATATGGAAGCAGGTTACTACGCAGGAGGAACAACGCTTACGATTTCTTCTGAGCCGAATACCACAGTGTACTACACAACAGATGGTAGCGAACCAACAGATGGTTCAGCTATGTACACAGGTCCTATCGATATCAATGCTACTACAGTAGTAAAGGCAATTGCTTACCACGATAACGATACGAACGTTCTTCCAAGTTTGGTGGAGACAAACTCATACTTCACTGGAGATGATCAGCACAGTATCGTCGTTTGTAGTGTATCAGGACCAACCCTTTCAGACGGGGCGTGGAACGGAGATGAGCTAATGGCACTTGAGTTCTTCTATCCAGGAGGAGGATTTTGGTGTGAAGGGCTTGGAGATTCTAACGAGCACGGAAACGACTCAAATGCATACGGACAGCGTGGTTTCGATTACGTAGGTCGTGATCAACTTGGTTACAACCACGAAATCGAGGAAGAGCTTTTCCACGAGAAAGATCGTGATCACTACCAGCGTCTTATCTTCAAGGCCGCTGCTAATGACAACTACCCATTCGAACCAGGAGCACACATCCGTGATGCTTACGTTCACACACTCTCACATAAGGCAGACCTTGATATGGATGAACGTACAAGCGAGTCTTGTATCGTTTACATCAACGGTGAGTACTGGGGTGTATACGAATACCGTGAAAAAATTGATGACCTCGATTTTACAGATGAGTACTATGATCAGCCACGTCACTTCGTAGACTTCCTAAAGACTTGGGGAGGAACATGGGAAGAGTATGGATCAATCGATGATTGGAACACACTTGTGAACTTCGTAACAACTCAAGATATGACTGACCCTGCAAACTACGAGTACGTAGAGTCAGTGTACAACACAGGAAGCTTGATCGATTACTTCATCCTTAACTCGTACATCGTATCTGCTGACTGGTTGAACTGGAACACAGCATGGTGGAGAGGTCGTCACCCGGATGGAGGTGCAAAGAAATGGCGCTACATCCTTTGGGATATGGATGCGTCATTCGGACACTATGTGAACTACACCGGAGTTCCGGATACGGGCCCAGAAGCTGATCCATGTAACCCTGAAGTTTTGGGTGATCCAGGAGGTCAAGGACACGTTCCAATTTTGAATGCCCTTCTTGAAAATGAAGATTTCTACGCTGACTACATCAACCGATGGGCAGACTTGAGTAACTCATACCTTAATTGTGATTACATGCACTATTTGCTTGATAGCATGGTGAATGAAATCGAGCCTGAAATGCAACGTCAGTGTGATCGTTGGGGAGGAAACATTGCTGGATGGGAAACAGAACTACAGCAGCTTCGTGATTTCATTGACACACGCTGTGAGCAAACAGTAGTTGATGGTATGGAAGATTGCTACGACGTAGAAGCAATCACAATTACGATCATCATCGAAGGAATTGGAGAAGTAGAAATCGAAACCTTTGATATTGGTCCTGACATGGTGCCATGGGAAGGGATTTACTTCGCAGGGTTCCCGATCAACCTAGATGCAGAAGATGAAGGACTAGGAGTCTTCCTCTATTGGGAGGTGCTAGAAGGTGACTTGGTTATCGCTGATCCTGAAAACCCGAGTATCATTATCGAGCCCACAGGAGATGTGACCATAGTGGCCTACTTCTTGAACGACCTAGATCCACAAAACGTGATGTTCGACGTTCAGCCAGAAGGTGCAGGAGATATCCTCTTCGGTGGAGTTCCTATGGGACCATACCCAAACACGCAGCTAGTTGATGGAGGTCCAAGCAGCATTAGCGCTGTTGGAGCTGATCAGTGGTTCGTGTTTGATCACTGGGAAACAATCAACGCAAACGTTAATCCAGACGAGTTCTCGGCGGATGGAACAACTTTCATCGCAACAACGGATACGATCGTTGCTGTCTTCAATGAACTCCCACACTTCGATATCAACGTTGCTGTGGAGCCAGCAGGAGCTGGATGGATCACAATGGATGGAACAGAACTAGATAGCTACCCTTGGACGGGTACAGTTGCTGGAGAAGTTGACATCGCGTTTGCCACTGCAGGATATGATGAGTGGAGTGTGTTCGATCACTGGGAAGTGAATAACACACCAATCAACCCAGATGAATTTGCACAGAACATCACCCTGAACTTCACAACCACTGATACGATCGTGGCGGTGTACAATGTGATTCCTCACAACACCATTACGATACTCGTTGAGCCAGCTGAAGCAGGACTTGTTATTGTTGACAATACACTCACAGTGAATGAGTCATGGTCTGGTGAACTAGAGGCAGAGACGCCAACTCCATTTGCGGCCTTCCCAGAAGCATTCTGGTACTTTGACCGTTGGGAGTCTGTAAATCACTTGCCAACACCTGACAACCGATCTTCAGTCGTTGATTTTGAATTCTACAACAGCGATACCATTGTTGCGCACTTCGTGGAAGAACCATTCAACGTATACGTACCGAATAGCTTCACACCGAACAACGATGGAAAGAACGATGTGTTCCTTCCTGTAGGTTCAGCATGGAAAGATGGTACTTACGAACTGTGGGTCTTCAACCGATGGGGAGATGTAGTTTTCTACTCTGATGATCCAACGAAACCTTGGAACGGAAGCCACCAAGATGGTACACACTACGTAGCCGATCAGATCTACGTCTATCGATTGACAGTGCAACCGGTTCACAGTGTAGAACCAGAAGAATTTAGCGGACACATTACAGTGTTCAGATAA